In one Populus nigra chromosome 12, ddPopNigr1.1, whole genome shotgun sequence genomic region, the following are encoded:
- the LOC133670056 gene encoding uncharacterized protein LOC133670056 — protein sequence MFKRIEPQESFRIRHSKTNEYHKNNHYGQVHSERHQYDYHLGYSKYDDFDERVLSPNKIEAPTFDGRHDLWIFDMWIRDMDKFFEWHKLSDNRKVRFAKMKLIDEAKVYWRDVEDCLEMRGKPPITDWIKMKHKLQEKYLPQSYRNKLLDQWNNLRQGNKSINEYMTQFNDYMIRCAIKENEAMTLRRFCRGLDDDLRREIVFQGVSTLDQAYTLVKDYKLVTKNQWKNHQDSYSIPTRSQFRNSDSLLGAPPHRPNPSSTKLCKKDKGKRVVNEVSKVSSKVKCTNCLGFGHISLDCTSKPLVIQKHKDIGKEEYCSVEVYEPNLEDFSDLDDEDVQKEGLNTMSPHELETEVKKESDMSASMVEEVLGNSSVESPVEIRMVLEESHDISPPKLPDSSSHILGVQHIISLEQHIELFDPLPHARDEEDEDNPSLLDRVHTISTQVSNNVCHISHPQSFSVHSYKPEKPIEHPPISPHDRMFKSAESLPCRVHNLHIEIMKQIQASNEQYKFRADLLEYHDALTVGDYFMIQIRPERYPLETDHKLQVSSVRPFKVLQMIKSNNYVIKLPLNFDISSTFNVKDLSIYKIQHIPDAPFDTPTSLSISLAQKEYINATLNAQVLFTRVDELQQILVYGLNDQIQTVLGLSERHHNSLILIFESIIGAALTYTRQGRVLPTPGELMGTSNRKHWLCARIIIDDGG from the coding sequence ATGTTTAAGAGAATTGAACCCCAAGAGAGTTTTCGAATAAGGCACTCAAAGACTAATGAATATCACAAGAACAATCATTATGGACAAGTTCACTCTGAGCGCCACCAATATGACTATCATTTAGGTTATTCTAAATACGATGACTTTGATGAGCGAGTCTTAAGTCCTAACAAAATAGAAGCTCCCACTTTTGACGGTCGTCATGACCTTTGGATATTTGATATGTGGATTCGTGATATGGATAAATTCTTTGAGTGGCATAAATTGTCTGATAATAGAAAAGTTAGATTTGCTAAGATGAAACTCATTGATGAAGCCAAAGTTTATTGGAGAGATGTTGAGGATTGTTTAGAGATGAGAGGTAAACCTCCTATAACTGAttggatcaaaatgaaacaTAAACTTCAGGAGAAGTACCTACCCCAGTCTTATAGGAATAAACTCTTAGACCAATGGAACAATCTAAGACAAGGGAATAAATCTATCAATGAGTATATGACGCAGTTTAACGATTACATGATTAGATGTGCCATAAAAGAGAATGAAGCCATGACTTTGCGTAGATTTTGTAGAGGCTTAGATGATGATCTTAGAAGAGAAATTGTATTTCAAGGTGTATCTACCCTTGACCAGGCTTATACCTTAGTTAAAGACTACAAGTTGGTCACAAAGAATCAGTGGAAGAATCATCAGGACTCTTATAGCATCCCTACTAGGTCCCAATTCAGAAACAGTGATTCTTTGTTAGGTGCTCCACCCCATAGACCTAATCCTAGTAGCACCAAACTTTGTAAGAAAGATAAAGGTAAAAGAGTTGTCAATGAAGTGTCTAAGGTGAGTTCAAAGGTTAAGTGTACTAATTGTTTAGGTTTTGGTCATATCTCCTTAGATTGCACCTCTAAACCCTTAGTCATCCAAAAACATAAGGATATAGGTAAAGAGGAATATTGTAGTGTTGAAGTGTATGAGCCTAATCTTGAGGATTTTAGTGACCTGGATGACGAGGATGTGCAAAAAGAGGGACTTAACACAATGAGTCCACATGAGCTTGAGACTGAGGTTAAAAAAGAGTCTGATATGTCTGCTTCAATGGTAGAGGAAGTTTTAGGGAACTCTTCAGTGGAATCGCCTGTAGAGATACGTATGGTCTTAGAAGAGTCTCATGATATTAGTCCTCCTAAACTACCTGATTCCTCATCCCACATTCTTGGTGTCCAGCACATCATAAGTTTAGAGCAACATATTGAGCTTTTTGACCCCTTACCACATGCACgtgatgaggaagatgaagataaTCCTAGTTTACTTGATCGTGTTCATACCATATCTACACAGGTTTCAAACAATGTTTGTCACATTTCACACCCTCAATCATTTAGTGTTCATAGTTACAAACCTGAGAAGCCTATAGAACACCCTCCCATATCTCCTCACGATAGGATGTTTAAGTCAGCTGAGTCATTACCATGTAGGGTTCATAATTTGCATATTGAGATCATGAAACAAATTCAAGCAAGTAATGAACAATACAAATTTCGAGCTGATTTACTTGAATATCATGATGCACTTACTGTTGGAGATTATTTCATGATACAGATTAGACCTGAACGGTATCCTTTGGAAACCGATCATAAATTGCAAGTAAGTAGTGTTAGACCATTCAAAGTGTTGcaaatgattaaatcaaataattatgtcattaaattgccattaaactttgatattagCTCTACTTTTAACGTGAAAGATCTCAGTATTTATAAAATACAGCATATCCCTGATGCTCCTTTTGATACCCCTACCTCTTTATCCATATCTTTGGCACAAAAGGAATATATTAATGCTACTTTGAATGCACAAGTTCTTTTTACCAGGGTTGATGAACTTCAGCAAATCCTAGTATATGGGCTCAACGACCAGATTCAGACTGTACTTGGATTATCAGAGAGACATCATAACAGCTTGATCCTTATCTTTGAGAGCATTATCGGAGCTGCCTTGACCTATACTCGACAGGGTCGAGTTCTTCCAACCCCGGGAGAATTGATGGGGACATCGAACCGGAAACATTGGTTATGCGCGCGTATAATTATAGACGATGGAGGATAG
- the LOC133669873 gene encoding uncharacterized protein LOC133669873, whose product MGREKEDGGVLEEIELFLEGKGEKSFGETIRPTSASKAVSEVQTLCVVETLLIMLSRGDSHSSLCHLCVEAAMKKLADPGNTDFDKHLAEHKATLDKLNKQYFDNLKELDALKRRGKELDELEKVARSKSLFGAPINELSFHELEMLRKSLEEIKENILKQIEKISADNENPTSSSSANIAGVINPSVSSTARGSSSADVNDHDDGHGH is encoded by the exons ATGGGACGAGAGAAAGAAGATGGGGGAGTTTTGGAAGAGATAGAGCTATTTTTGGAAGGAAAGGGAGAG AAATCATTTGGAGAAACTATTAGGCCGACAAG TGCCTCCAAGGCTGTCAGTGAAGTTCAAACCTTGTGTGTTGTTGAGACTCTGCTTATTATGTTGTCCCGTGGTGATAGCCATTCCTCTCTTTGTCATCTCTGTGTTGAGGCAGCTATGAAAAAGCTAGCTGACCCTGGGAACACAGACTTTGACAAGCACTTGGCTGAACACAAGGCCACTCTGGATAAGCTTAACAAACAGTATTTTGATAACCTCAAAGAATTGGATGCCCTAAAGCGGCGAGGGAAGGAACTTGATGAGCTGGAGAAGGTGGCCCGTAGCAAGTCTTTGTTTGGTGCGCCAATTAATGAACTCAGCTTTCACGAGTTGGAAATGCTACGGAAGTCCTTGGAAGAAATTAAGGAAAACATATTGAAGCAAATTGAGAAGATTTCTGCGGACAATGAAAATCCAACCTCATCCTCCTCTGCGAATATCGCTGGAGTCATCAATCCTTCTGTGAGTAGCACTGCCAGGGGTTCTTCCTCTGCTGATGTCAATGACCATGATGATGGCCATGGACATTAA